The following are from one region of the Arthrobacter sp. TMP15 genome:
- a CDS encoding ABC transporter ATP-binding protein yields MLLKLIARNLAPHKGPLIAIVLLQFLSTLGTLYLPTLNADIIDDGVVKGNIDVIWSLGQWMLLITAGQIVCAITATFLSARLAMGVGRQIRRDLFNKVETFSSQEVGTIGAPSLITRTTNDVQQVQMLTLMSFTLMVTAPIMSIGGVILAMAQDVPLSALLLVILPVLIVAIGLLVRVLVPTFRRVQRQLDDINGVLREQITGISVIRAFGRRDYEAARFAAANGALTASQLRAGRLMALMFPIIFFVVNVTSVGVLWFGGQRIDSGEMQIGALTAFLSYIMQILMAVMMAMFMFMMIPRAAVSAERICEVLDTDSSVIDAPNAISVAKLDAVLHVRDAAFRYPGAKDPVLSGVTFSAAPGTTTAIIGSTGSGKSTLVNLIPRLLDTTHGEIELGGYNIREVTLAGLRGSIGLVPQKAYLFTGTVASNLRMGNPDATDEQLWAALATAQAAGFVRAMPGGLDAPIGQGGSNVSGGQRQRLCIARAIMAAPSVYLFDDSFSALDYATDAKLRAALKPITRQAAVLVVAQRVGTIQDADNILVLDEGRLVGQGTHEQLLISCPTYQEIVTSQLSTGHEPRAAGDQATGDQATADRATEEQESPA; encoded by the coding sequence GTGCTGCTGAAACTGATTGCCCGCAATCTGGCCCCGCACAAGGGGCCGTTAATTGCCATTGTGCTGCTGCAGTTCCTCTCAACGCTGGGTACGTTGTATCTGCCTACGCTGAACGCCGACATCATTGATGACGGGGTGGTCAAAGGCAATATTGATGTCATCTGGAGTTTGGGCCAGTGGATGCTGCTGATCACCGCTGGCCAAATTGTTTGTGCAATCACAGCTACTTTTCTCAGCGCACGGCTTGCTATGGGAGTAGGACGGCAGATCCGCCGTGACCTCTTCAACAAGGTGGAGACGTTCTCCTCCCAAGAGGTTGGCACCATTGGCGCGCCCTCATTGATCACCCGCACCACCAACGATGTCCAGCAGGTCCAGATGCTCACATTGATGTCGTTCACCTTGATGGTGACAGCGCCCATTATGAGCATTGGTGGTGTGATCCTAGCCATGGCGCAGGACGTCCCCCTCTCGGCTCTGCTGCTTGTTATCCTGCCGGTGCTGATCGTCGCCATAGGGTTGCTTGTGCGGGTTCTTGTCCCCACGTTCCGAAGGGTCCAACGACAGCTCGATGACATCAATGGTGTACTGCGCGAGCAGATCACGGGCATCAGTGTCATCCGGGCCTTTGGCCGCAGAGACTATGAAGCTGCACGTTTTGCCGCGGCTAATGGGGCTCTGACTGCCTCGCAATTGCGCGCAGGACGGCTCATGGCATTGATGTTTCCCATCATCTTTTTCGTTGTCAATGTCACTAGCGTTGGTGTGCTGTGGTTTGGTGGGCAGCGTATTGACTCCGGTGAGATGCAAATTGGTGCGCTGACAGCGTTCCTTAGCTACATTATGCAAATACTCATGGCCGTAATGATGGCCATGTTTATGTTCATGATGATCCCCCGCGCTGCCGTCAGCGCCGAACGCATTTGTGAAGTCCTGGACACTGACTCAAGCGTGATTGACGCACCCAACGCCATCAGTGTGGCCAAGCTCGACGCCGTACTGCACGTCCGCGACGCTGCTTTCCGTTATCCCGGAGCTAAAGACCCCGTTCTTTCCGGAGTCACCTTTAGTGCAGCTCCGGGAACCACCACGGCGATCATCGGGTCAACTGGAAGCGGCAAATCAACACTTGTGAACCTGATCCCCAGGCTGCTGGATACCACCCATGGTGAGATCGAGTTGGGCGGGTACAACATCAGGGAAGTTACTCTGGCTGGGCTGCGCGGATCCATCGGCCTGGTACCCCAGAAGGCATACCTGTTTACGGGGACAGTTGCCAGCAACCTGCGGATGGGCAATCCCGACGCCACAGATGAGCAATTGTGGGCGGCATTGGCCACCGCACAGGCAGCCGGATTTGTTCGCGCAATGCCGGGGGGACTGGACGCCCCCATAGGTCAAGGGGGATCCAACGTTTCTGGTGGTCAGCGTCAGCGACTTTGCATTGCTCGCGCGATCATGGCAGCGCCCTCTGTGTATTTATTTGACGACAGTTTTTCCGCCCTTGACTATGCCACCGACGCAAAGCTGCGGGCGGCACTGAAACCAATCACTCGCCAGGCCGCTGTGCTGGTGGTAGCTCAACGGGTGGGCACAATCCAAGACGCTGACAATATCCTAGTGCTGGATGAAGGACGCCTTGTGGGGCAAGGCACGCACGAGCAACTGCTCATTTCGTGCCCCACCTACCAAGAGATTGTCACCTCCCAACTCAGCACAGGTCACGAACCGCGTGCCGCAGGGGATCAGGCCACAGGGGATCAGGCCACAGCGGATCGTGCCACAGAAGAGCAGGAGAGCCCGGCATGA
- a CDS encoding PIG-L deacetylase family protein, producing the protein MVIPYRNISMVGEKLMTALLEFPQDWQRALIIVAHPDDPEYGMAAAVAQWLAAGKEVSYVLATRGEAGIAGLAPEKSGPLRTREQENACAVIGVSDLVILDHPDGRILEGLALRRDLARQIRRVRPDVVLTLNHRDEWGPGRWNTADHRAVGRAVLDAVADADNEWIFPELLEEGFARHKTRWVALSSPQPTHAQTVSAESIEMAVASLAEHKEYLVALSADPVVDQARKQVERVTEGGTVDFELYG; encoded by the coding sequence ATGGTGATTCCGTATCGCAACATTTCTATGGTGGGAGAGAAACTAATGACAGCACTTCTGGAGTTTCCCCAGGACTGGCAGCGGGCATTGATCATCGTTGCCCATCCCGACGACCCTGAATACGGGATGGCAGCAGCAGTGGCTCAGTGGCTCGCCGCCGGCAAGGAGGTTAGTTATGTGCTTGCCACACGAGGCGAAGCAGGGATCGCTGGACTAGCACCGGAAAAATCTGGACCCCTGCGCACTCGTGAACAAGAGAATGCGTGCGCCGTCATTGGCGTGAGTGATCTGGTCATCCTTGACCATCCCGACGGGAGAATTCTCGAGGGCCTGGCGCTAAGACGCGATTTGGCTCGGCAGATCCGTCGGGTGCGTCCTGACGTGGTGCTGACACTAAACCACCGCGACGAATGGGGCCCTGGTCGCTGGAATACGGCCGACCACCGGGCTGTTGGGCGGGCCGTTCTGGACGCAGTTGCTGATGCTGACAATGAATGGATCTTCCCCGAGTTATTAGAGGAGGGGTTTGCCCGTCATAAAACTCGTTGGGTGGCGCTTAGCTCCCCGCAGCCCACACACGCCCAAACAGTCTCGGCCGAGAGCATCGAGATGGCCGTAGCTTCCCTGGCGGAACACAAGGAATATTTAGTTGCTCTAAGCGCGGATCCCGTGGTGGATCAAGCCCGGAAACAGGTGGAGAGGGTTACGGAGGGCGGCACGGTGGACTTTGAGCTGTACGGCTAG